In one Acidimicrobium ferrooxidans DSM 10331 genomic region, the following are encoded:
- a CDS encoding putative bifunctional diguanylate cyclase/phosphodiesterase, whose amino-acid sequence MSVVDPALERPSAVLELVLQAFQAQRVLRRADGRSFEERLADALETLCVPPTLAGFWARLDPGEHHATILATSGTAKAYCADLELSDDPTSLSGQGPAGTTLRSLSPVVATVDDAIFAPWRERARPFGIEGSLSAAAACDDGTRYLLSLYRSDLARLPPETALVLDALAQAAAELHQEQRRARARELEAATDRLVAWLRSTTDQPPESTILELARHLAELPGVGAVDALATSDGERRFERLATYGTMRSVVGLLPEPRTDGTQLTIPDLARDARRCYVVRRPASHLELPDHWRAEPRLRQVPLAVAIPLVLADEVRAVLVALVEPGAPDPERIAALLEQIGRTATEALETAAGFAERVALAALFDALATGSDRLLACRTETELADVTTKSLVDTGVFDLAALVAGSTTLGLSRSSERDLAAPCRTALSRLCERVRREGHSGQVRLSPRPVRWAEARAGAEDWLFATPVPDATDLVLCARAVRSPVSGNRELLLLERVAASLAAQRARIRLEATLRAERDAQRTVALRDALTGLPNRRAFLEEAEARCRRVEEDGVGLALGILDLDGFKEWNDVYRHSEGDRILAEVGASLAALPPELYVARLGGDEFGLLARLDSMDLGTLSQAVHAAAAVPTPGGPLSASLGWALWGPVGVDVETLLAHADEAMYHAKSQGGGRTRIFEDEMARLADRRHRLRTKLASAIGTDQVRFWYQPQVDLVAGRLAGVELLARWYDGAEVVPADAFMDVVERDAYLARRLDLDALEHACTLLAERPSLPAVAVNIAARHLLTPTFAADVARVIRTASTERLVLEITEAHSLGDDLASAVSRLEAIRALGARIAIDDFGRGWASMAYVHSLPIDQLKVDRSLVASLATDPRSFASSLSALALGSYAGVEVVGEGIETTEDLAMWRAIGGRFVQGYGLGRPQPTVPTRLRSGARALLASIAPFPLDDLPLLASLVAARAGRPLAHQRDERCPIASWLRQREGRYGDLASFEELAEVHEHQCGRADEPVGLKELLERLVAAITAERTNPARRSGARRERGGRHTPAASGLASGRSSSDDAR is encoded by the coding sequence ATGAGCGTCGTCGACCCCGCGCTCGAGCGACCGTCAGCGGTCCTCGAGCTCGTGCTGCAGGCCTTCCAGGCCCAGCGGGTGCTCCGGCGCGCCGACGGACGAAGCTTCGAGGAACGCCTCGCCGACGCCCTCGAGACCTTGTGTGTCCCACCCACGCTCGCCGGGTTCTGGGCGCGCCTCGATCCCGGAGAGCACCACGCGACCATTCTCGCCACCAGTGGCACGGCCAAGGCGTACTGTGCGGACCTCGAGCTCTCCGACGACCCCACCTCGCTCTCGGGGCAGGGGCCGGCGGGCACGACCCTCCGGTCGCTCTCCCCCGTCGTGGCCACGGTCGACGATGCGATCTTTGCGCCCTGGCGTGAGCGAGCCCGACCCTTCGGCATCGAAGGTTCGCTCTCGGCGGCCGCGGCCTGCGACGACGGGACCCGCTATCTCCTCTCGCTCTACCGCTCCGACCTGGCGCGCCTGCCCCCCGAGACGGCGCTGGTGCTCGACGCCCTCGCCCAGGCCGCAGCCGAGCTCCACCAAGAGCAGCGTCGCGCGCGGGCGCGCGAGCTCGAGGCGGCGACGGATCGACTGGTCGCCTGGCTCCGCTCCACCACCGACCAACCTCCCGAGTCGACGATCCTCGAGCTCGCGCGCCACCTCGCCGAGCTGCCCGGCGTTGGTGCTGTCGACGCGCTCGCCACGAGCGACGGGGAGCGACGCTTCGAGCGCCTCGCCACCTACGGGACGATGCGCAGCGTCGTCGGACTGCTCCCCGAACCACGAACCGACGGCACACAGCTCACCATCCCCGACCTCGCGCGCGACGCGCGCCGCTGCTACGTGGTGCGCCGACCGGCCTCCCACCTCGAGCTCCCCGACCACTGGCGAGCCGAACCACGCCTCCGCCAGGTGCCGCTCGCGGTCGCGATCCCGCTCGTCCTCGCCGACGAGGTCCGAGCAGTGCTCGTCGCGCTCGTCGAACCCGGGGCGCCCGACCCCGAACGGATCGCCGCGCTGCTCGAGCAGATCGGACGCACGGCGACCGAGGCGCTCGAGACCGCGGCCGGCTTCGCAGAACGCGTGGCGCTCGCGGCACTCTTCGACGCGCTCGCAACCGGCTCGGATCGCCTCCTTGCCTGTCGGACCGAGACCGAACTCGCCGACGTCACGACGAAGAGCCTCGTGGACACAGGCGTCTTCGACCTTGCGGCGCTCGTCGCCGGTTCGACGACGCTCGGGCTCTCGCGCTCGTCCGAGCGCGACCTCGCCGCCCCGTGCCGCACCGCCTTGTCACGTCTGTGCGAGCGAGTGCGACGCGAAGGTCACTCCGGACAGGTCCGCCTCTCGCCACGACCCGTCCGATGGGCCGAAGCCCGTGCCGGTGCCGAAGACTGGCTGTTCGCCACCCCGGTCCCCGACGCCACCGACCTCGTCCTGTGCGCTCGAGCCGTGCGCAGCCCGGTCAGTGGCAATCGCGAGTTGCTGCTGCTCGAGCGCGTTGCCGCCAGCCTCGCGGCCCAGCGAGCACGCATCCGCCTCGAGGCGACCTTGCGCGCCGAACGCGATGCCCAACGGACCGTCGCGCTGCGCGACGCGCTGACCGGCCTGCCGAACCGACGGGCGTTCCTCGAAGAAGCCGAGGCACGCTGCCGTCGCGTCGAAGAGGACGGTGTCGGCCTCGCACTCGGCATCCTCGACCTCGACGGGTTCAAGGAATGGAACGACGTCTACCGACACTCCGAGGGCGACCGCATCCTTGCCGAGGTCGGCGCGTCGCTCGCCGCACTCCCTCCTGAGCTCTACGTGGCGCGCCTCGGCGGCGACGAGTTCGGACTCCTCGCGCGCCTCGACAGCATGGATCTCGGGACCCTGTCGCAGGCGGTGCACGCCGCGGCCGCCGTGCCCACCCCCGGCGGACCGCTCAGCGCGAGCCTCGGTTGGGCGCTCTGGGGTCCTGTCGGCGTCGACGTGGAGACGCTGCTCGCGCACGCCGACGAGGCCATGTACCACGCCAAGAGCCAGGGTGGAGGTCGCACACGCATCTTCGAAGACGAGATGGCAAGGCTTGCCGATCGTCGCCACCGTCTGCGCACGAAGCTCGCCTCGGCGATCGGCACCGACCAGGTCCGCTTCTGGTATCAGCCCCAGGTCGACCTCGTCGCGGGCCGTCTCGCCGGCGTCGAGCTCCTCGCGCGTTGGTACGACGGGGCAGAGGTCGTCCCCGCGGATGCGTTCATGGACGTGGTCGAGCGCGATGCATACCTGGCCCGACGCCTCGACCTGGACGCGCTCGAGCACGCCTGCACGCTCCTCGCCGAGCGCCCCTCACTGCCCGCCGTGGCCGTCAACATCGCGGCGCGTCACCTCCTCACGCCCACCTTCGCGGCCGACGTCGCGCGCGTCATCCGCACCGCATCGACCGAGCGCCTCGTCCTCGAGATCACCGAGGCCCACTCGCTCGGTGACGATCTCGCGAGCGCGGTGAGTCGGCTTGAGGCGATCCGGGCCCTCGGGGCTCGCATCGCGATCGACGACTTCGGCCGAGGCTGGGCGTCGATGGCCTACGTCCACAGCCTCCCCATCGACCAGCTCAAGGTCGACCGCTCGCTGGTGGCCTCCCTCGCGACGGACCCACGGTCGTTCGCAAGCTCGCTCTCTGCACTCGCGCTCGGGAGCTACGCCGGGGTCGAGGTCGTCGGCGAAGGGATCGAGACCACCGAGGACCTCGCCATGTGGCGAGCGATTGGGGGACGCTTCGTCCAAGGCTACGGACTCGGTCGTCCACAACCGACGGTCCCGACCAGGCTCCGCTCCGGTGCACGGGCGCTCCTCGCCTCCATCGCGCCCTTCCCCCTCGACGACCTGCCCCTGCTGGCGAGCCTCGTCGCAGCACGCGCCGGTCGGCCCCTTGCGCACCAGCGTGACGAGCGCTGCCCCATCGCCTCGTGGCTCCGCCAGCGAGAGGGACGCTACGGCGATCTTGCGAGCTTCGAGGAGCTCGCCGAGGTCCACGAACACCAGTGCGGCCGGGCCGACGAACCCGTCGGCCTCAAGGAGCTACTCGAGCGCCTCGTCGCTGCCATCACCGCCGAGCGCACGAACCCCGCGAGGCGATCGGGCGCTCGACGCGAGCGAGGCGGCAGGCACACGCCTGCCGCCTCGGGACTGGCATCTGGACGCTCGTCGTCCGACGACGCCCGCTGA
- the fdhF gene encoding formate dehydrogenase subunit alpha, which translates to MNKTEIVRARIDDDEVRAPIGTLLVELVGRDVPHVCYHPQLGTIGTCDTCLVEVDGQLARACEVSLREGMQVRTRGVDVRAARLRAAGALLANHELYCTVCDNSNGDCVLHESVRDLGVNEELVPFTPKPYEVDASHPMYRYDPSQCILCGRCVQACQEVQVNETLSIDWSLERPRVVWDGGKPAGESSCVSCGHCVSVCPCNALMEKSMLGRAGTLTGLGRAALGPLIELTKATEPAIGLGPIFALSDAEAQIRRGLVQRTKTVCTYCGVGCSFDVWTRGRDVLRIAPERGPANGISTCVKGKFGWGFVDAPDRLVRPLVRREGHFEEASWDDALDEVAGRLRAIVAEHGPDAVGIIASSKCSNEEAYLAQKLARAVIGTNNIDNCSRYCQSPATMGLWRTVGYGGDAGSISDIAAADLVVIVGSNTAESHPVIATRVKRAHKEGRSKFIVADLRRHEMAERADLFLRPRPGTDLVWLAAVTRLIIEEGLADTSFLDERVEGFDAYVESLAAFDLATATRLTGLSEEQLRLTARMIAEAERVCVLWAMGVTQHEGGSDTSTAISNLLLVTGNYGRPGTGAYPLRGHNNVQGASDFGAMPTYLPGYEPIADDEVRQKWSTLWGVEVPDRPGLDNHQMIDAIHAGSLRALVVIGEELGIVDANATYVQEALGSLELLVVADLFLSRTASFADVVLPAAPSLEKEGTFTNTERRIQRFYRAMDPLGEARADWVWLCDLANRLGAGWSYDHPGAVMAEAAAGAAIFAGVDYERLEGYASLQWPVAADGTDSPLLYTERFAFPSGRARLVPVPWVEPTEQVDDDFDLHLNNGRLLEHFHEGNMTYRTAGIAEVTPGPFVEVSEELAAERHIRDGALVRLVSRRGAVRVRALVTDRVRGHELYLPMNGRANEEAVNVLTSSSTDRATHTPAFKELAVRLEVLDDPVAVALPRRNWRYGQRTPQRGVDIAARRARPDYVDPTLIQGGRRRG; encoded by the coding sequence ATGAACAAGACCGAGATCGTGCGAGCTCGCATCGACGACGACGAGGTTCGAGCGCCGATCGGCACACTTCTCGTCGAGCTCGTGGGGCGCGACGTCCCGCACGTGTGCTATCACCCGCAGCTCGGCACCATCGGTACGTGCGATACGTGCCTCGTCGAGGTCGATGGCCAGCTGGCGCGAGCCTGTGAGGTGTCGCTCCGCGAGGGGATGCAGGTGCGTACGCGAGGTGTGGATGTGCGTGCGGCTCGCCTGCGTGCCGCCGGCGCCCTGCTCGCCAACCACGAGCTCTACTGCACCGTCTGCGACAACTCCAACGGCGACTGTGTGCTCCACGAGAGCGTCCGCGACCTCGGGGTGAACGAGGAGCTGGTGCCCTTTACGCCCAAGCCCTACGAGGTCGACGCCTCGCACCCCATGTATCGCTACGACCCCTCGCAGTGCATCCTCTGCGGGCGCTGCGTGCAGGCCTGCCAGGAGGTGCAGGTCAACGAGACGCTCAGCATCGATTGGTCGCTGGAGCGGCCGCGGGTCGTCTGGGACGGGGGCAAGCCCGCCGGCGAATCGAGCTGCGTGAGCTGTGGCCATTGCGTGAGCGTGTGTCCGTGCAACGCGCTCATGGAGAAGAGCATGCTCGGTCGCGCCGGCACCCTCACGGGGCTCGGCCGAGCTGCGCTCGGTCCGCTGATCGAGCTCACCAAGGCGACCGAGCCTGCGATCGGCCTCGGGCCCATCTTCGCGCTCTCGGACGCCGAGGCGCAGATCCGTCGCGGCCTCGTGCAACGGACCAAGACCGTGTGTACCTACTGCGGCGTCGGCTGCAGTTTCGATGTCTGGACGCGAGGCCGCGACGTTCTGCGGATCGCGCCCGAGCGAGGCCCCGCCAACGGGATCTCGACCTGCGTCAAGGGCAAGTTCGGTTGGGGCTTCGTCGACGCGCCAGACCGCCTGGTGCGGCCGCTCGTACGACGTGAGGGCCACTTCGAGGAGGCGAGCTGGGACGACGCGCTCGACGAGGTCGCCGGCCGGTTGCGTGCGATCGTCGCCGAGCACGGGCCTGACGCCGTCGGCATCATCGCCTCCTCCAAGTGCTCGAACGAGGAGGCCTATCTCGCCCAGAAGCTTGCGCGGGCCGTCATCGGGACGAACAACATCGACAACTGCTCGCGCTACTGTCAGTCGCCGGCCACCATGGGCCTGTGGCGAACCGTGGGCTATGGCGGTGACGCCGGTTCGATCAGCGACATCGCCGCAGCAGATCTCGTGGTCATCGTTGGCTCCAACACCGCCGAGAGCCACCCTGTCATCGCGACGAGGGTGAAGCGCGCGCACAAGGAGGGGCGATCGAAGTTCATCGTTGCCGACCTGCGCCGCCACGAGATGGCGGAGCGAGCGGACCTGTTCTTGCGTCCCCGGCCGGGTACGGACCTCGTGTGGCTGGCGGCCGTGACGCGACTGATCATCGAGGAGGGACTGGCCGACACGAGCTTTCTCGACGAGCGCGTCGAGGGTTTCGACGCCTACGTCGAGAGCCTTGCGGCCTTCGACCTCGCGACCGCGACGCGCCTCACTGGCCTCTCCGAAGAGCAGCTGCGCCTCACGGCGCGCATGATCGCCGAGGCCGAACGCGTGTGCGTGCTCTGGGCGATGGGAGTCACCCAGCACGAGGGTGGTTCGGACACCTCGACGGCGATCTCGAACTTGCTCCTCGTCACCGGCAACTATGGCCGACCGGGCACGGGGGCCTACCCCTTGCGTGGCCACAACAATGTCCAGGGCGCGAGCGACTTTGGCGCCATGCCCACGTACTTGCCCGGCTATGAGCCCATCGCCGACGACGAGGTCCGCCAGAAGTGGTCGACGCTGTGGGGTGTGGAGGTCCCGGATCGACCCGGACTCGACAACCACCAGATGATCGACGCGATCCACGCCGGCTCGCTGCGGGCGCTCGTCGTCATCGGCGAGGAGCTCGGCATCGTGGATGCCAACGCGACCTACGTCCAAGAAGCCCTCGGCTCGCTCGAGCTCTTGGTGGTGGCTGATCTCTTCCTGTCGCGAACGGCGTCGTTTGCCGACGTCGTCCTCCCGGCCGCGCCATCGCTGGAGAAGGAGGGGACGTTCACCAACACCGAGCGTCGCATCCAGCGCTTCTATCGGGCGATGGATCCGCTCGGTGAGGCACGTGCGGACTGGGTCTGGCTCTGCGACCTCGCCAACCGCCTGGGCGCCGGGTGGAGCTACGACCATCCAGGGGCCGTGATGGCCGAGGCTGCCGCAGGGGCTGCGATCTTCGCTGGCGTCGACTACGAACGACTCGAGGGGTATGCGTCCCTCCAGTGGCCGGTGGCGGCCGACGGAACCGATTCGCCCCTGCTCTATACCGAGCGCTTCGCGTTCCCATCGGGGCGCGCTCGCCTCGTTCCCGTGCCCTGGGTCGAGCCCACCGAGCAGGTCGACGATGACTTCGATCTCCATCTGAACAATGGCCGCTTGCTCGAGCACTTCCACGAGGGCAACATGACCTATCGCACCGCCGGGATCGCCGAGGTGACGCCGGGGCCCTTCGTCGAGGTGTCCGAAGAGCTGGCCGCCGAACGACACATCCGCGACGGAGCGCTCGTGCGCTTGGTGTCGCGCCGAGGTGCCGTCCGGGTTCGTGCCCTCGTGACGGACCGTGTGCGAGGACACGAGCTGTACTTGCCGATGAACGGGCGTGCCAACGAGGAGGCGGTCAACGTCTTGACGAGCTCGTCGACCGACCGGGCGACCCACACGCCCGCCTTCAAGGAGCTCGCGGTGCGCCTCGAGGTGCTCGACGACCCCGTCGCCGTCGCGCTCCCGAGGCGGAACTGGCGCTACGGCCAGCGGACGCCGCAACGAGGCGTGGACATCGCCGCTCGCCGTGCCCGACCCGACTACGTCGATCCCACACTGATCCAAGGAGGTCGTCGCCGTGGCTGA
- the pdhA gene encoding pyruvate dehydrogenase (acetyl-transferring) E1 component subunit alpha produces MEAGTIEEQFPLLQRLNEDGELVGDLGVVDLDRLAEVYRHMVMLRRFDERAWNLQRQGVIGTYAPYKGQEAAQLGAAHGLAEQDWLVPTYRDWAASWARGVPLEHGLFFAKGHPRMGLVPEEATVLPAQVVIAAQTLHGVGVAWSLKLRHEPKVALVTFGDGAASQGDTHEAMNFASVFRVPLVFFCENNHWAISVPLERQMHSETIAQRAVAYGMEGFRVDGNDYVAVVNLVHDLAERARQGEGPFLVEAVTYRLGAHTTADDPSKYRESAEEERWEAKDPIRRIERLLQREGRLDDDAIAAAEASAAEAVEGVLERFHSALDDEPATLFDHVYAELTPQLAAQRDRFVARVKEVER; encoded by the coding sequence ATGGAGGCTGGCACGATCGAGGAGCAGTTCCCGCTCCTCCAGCGCCTGAACGAGGATGGTGAACTCGTCGGCGATCTCGGTGTGGTCGACCTCGACCGTCTCGCCGAGGTCTATCGCCACATGGTGATGTTGCGGCGCTTCGACGAGCGCGCGTGGAACCTCCAGCGTCAAGGCGTCATCGGGACCTACGCGCCCTACAAGGGGCAAGAGGCGGCGCAGCTCGGTGCGGCCCACGGCCTCGCGGAGCAGGACTGGTTGGTGCCGACCTATCGCGACTGGGCCGCCTCCTGGGCACGAGGGGTCCCACTCGAGCACGGCCTCTTCTTCGCAAAGGGCCATCCCCGTATGGGCCTGGTGCCAGAGGAGGCGACCGTGCTCCCGGCCCAGGTGGTCATCGCTGCCCAGACACTCCACGGCGTCGGTGTGGCCTGGTCGCTGAAGCTCCGCCACGAGCCGAAGGTTGCACTCGTGACGTTCGGCGACGGGGCCGCCAGCCAGGGCGACACGCACGAGGCCATGAACTTTGCATCGGTGTTTCGAGTCCCGCTCGTGTTCTTCTGTGAGAACAACCACTGGGCGATCTCGGTGCCGCTCGAGCGGCAGATGCATTCTGAGACCATCGCCCAGCGAGCCGTCGCCTACGGCATGGAGGGCTTCCGTGTCGACGGCAACGACTACGTCGCGGTCGTCAACCTCGTTCACGATCTCGCCGAACGCGCGCGCCAGGGCGAGGGCCCGTTCCTCGTCGAGGCGGTGACCTATCGGCTCGGGGCGCACACCACCGCCGACGATCCCTCGAAGTATCGAGAGAGCGCGGAGGAAGAGCGCTGGGAGGCGAAGGATCCGATCCGGCGCATCGAGCGGCTGCTCCAGCGAGAGGGTCGCCTCGACGATGACGCCATCGCCGCTGCGGAGGCGAGCGCTGCCGAGGCGGTCGAAGGCGTGCTGGAGCGGTTCCACAGCGCGCTCGACGACGAGCCGGCCACGCTGTTCGACCATGTCTATGCCGAGCTGACCCCGCAGCTCGCGGCCCAGCGCGATCGGTTCGTCGCGCGGGTCAAGGAGGTCGAGCGCTGA
- a CDS encoding alpha-ketoacid dehydrogenase subunit beta, whose product MAKLTMAQALNQALAQALEGDERVLILGEDVGRDGGVFRITDGLIDRFGPERVVDTPLAESGIVGTSVGLAMGGMRPIAEIQFFGFIYETMDQIASQAARVRFRSMGRFSAPLVIRTPYGGGVKAPEIHSDSLEALFVHTPGIKVVTPSNPYDAKGLLLAAVDDPDPVLFLEPMRLYRAFRDEVPEEPYRVPLGVANVVREGRDVTLIGWGASMPVVLQAADELIARHDVMPEVIDLRTLSPLDEATIVQSVQHTQRAVVVHEAVRTGGLGAEVAALVQERAFLYLEAPVGRVSGYDTPYPMTMFEDLWLPDATQVVSAALAAVRY is encoded by the coding sequence ATGGCGAAGCTCACCATGGCCCAGGCCCTGAATCAAGCGCTCGCCCAGGCGCTCGAGGGTGACGAGCGCGTGCTGATCCTCGGCGAGGACGTCGGACGCGACGGCGGTGTCTTTCGCATTACGGACGGCCTGATCGACCGATTCGGTCCCGAGCGGGTCGTCGACACGCCGCTCGCGGAGTCCGGGATCGTGGGAACGTCCGTCGGCCTGGCGATGGGCGGCATGCGACCCATCGCCGAGATCCAGTTCTTCGGGTTCATCTACGAGACCATGGACCAGATCGCCTCGCAGGCGGCCCGCGTGCGGTTTCGGTCGATGGGGCGCTTCAGCGCGCCGCTCGTGATCCGGACCCCCTACGGCGGTGGTGTCAAGGCCCCGGAGATTCACTCCGATTCACTCGAGGCCTTGTTCGTACACACGCCGGGTATCAAGGTCGTCACGCCGTCGAACCCCTACGACGCGAAGGGTCTCCTGCTCGCCGCCGTCGACGATCCCGACCCGGTGCTGTTCCTCGAGCCGATGCGGTTGTACCGTGCGTTCCGCGACGAGGTGCCCGAGGAACCCTATCGGGTGCCCCTCGGCGTCGCGAATGTCGTTCGCGAGGGGCGCGACGTCACCTTGATCGGATGGGGCGCCTCGATGCCCGTGGTGCTCCAGGCCGCCGACGAGCTGATCGCACGCCACGACGTCATGCCCGAGGTGATCGACCTTCGGACGCTCTCTCCGCTCGACGAGGCGACGATCGTCCAGAGCGTGCAGCACACCCAGCGAGCCGTGGTCGTGCACGAGGCGGTGCGCACCGGGGGACTCGGCGCGGAGGTCGCTGCGCTCGTCCAAGAGCGCGCGTTCTTGTATCTCGAGGCGCCGGTCGGCAGGGTCTCGGGCTACGACACGCCCTACCCCATGACCATGTTCGAGGACCTGTGGCTCCCTGACGCGACCCAGGTGGTGAGCGCCGCGCTGGCAGCGGTTCGCTACTAG
- a CDS encoding dihydrolipoamide acetyltransferase family protein has protein sequence MEWKFPDVGEGLHEAQVVAWHVHEGDAIERDAPLVDVETDKSVVTIPAPVAGTVEKILFHEGDTVHVGEVVVVFGDGSAPAPSPLQPTASPAHVPAPPVAPAPTPASEPLARGVDRGIVLATPAVRRLARELGVDLASVVGSGERGRVLADDVRRFAASPESTESAVAAVSTLSTGAPRADRGAGDDGVAPLAVEADERRPLVGIRKRIAENMARSWSHAVQVTVVEEVVVDELVALRERINAHLGEQRISYLPIFVKAAASLLARFPELNASLDEEASELVYHAHRNIGIAVDDPQGLMVPVVRDADRRSIRELGLELERLIQGARAHTLGPRDLTGSTFTITNFGSIGGIVATPIINYPDVAILGVGPIRRRAVVGPDDVIVPASVLFVSLTFDHRVVDGGTASRFLVALSELLRDPAALVAELV, from the coding sequence ATGGAGTGGAAGTTTCCGGACGTTGGCGAGGGCCTGCACGAAGCACAGGTCGTCGCCTGGCACGTCCACGAGGGCGACGCGATCGAACGGGATGCCCCGCTGGTCGACGTCGAGACTGACAAGTCGGTGGTGACCATTCCGGCGCCGGTGGCCGGGACGGTCGAGAAGATCCTCTTCCACGAGGGCGACACCGTTCACGTTGGTGAGGTCGTCGTGGTGTTCGGCGACGGCAGCGCGCCGGCGCCATCGCCGCTCCAGCCGACGGCGTCCCCGGCTCATGTCCCGGCACCGCCGGTTGCTCCGGCGCCGACGCCCGCGAGTGAGCCGCTAGCGCGTGGGGTCGATCGAGGCATCGTGCTCGCGACGCCTGCCGTGCGGCGCCTCGCGCGAGAGCTCGGTGTCGACCTTGCGAGCGTCGTCGGGAGCGGAGAACGCGGCCGAGTCCTCGCCGACGACGTTCGGCGCTTCGCGGCGTCGCCCGAGAGCACCGAGTCGGCCGTGGCCGCGGTGTCGACGCTGTCGACCGGGGCGCCTCGCGCCGATCGAGGCGCCGGCGACGACGGTGTCGCGCCGCTGGCCGTCGAGGCCGACGAGCGTCGGCCGCTGGTCGGGATCCGCAAGCGTATCGCGGAGAACATGGCGCGTTCGTGGTCGCACGCTGTGCAGGTCACGGTCGTCGAGGAGGTCGTCGTCGACGAGCTCGTGGCGCTCCGTGAGCGCATCAACGCCCACCTCGGCGAGCAACGCATCAGCTACCTGCCGATTTTCGTGAAGGCCGCCGCGAGCCTGCTGGCGCGCTTCCCAGAGCTCAACGCATCGCTCGACGAGGAGGCATCCGAGCTCGTCTACCACGCCCATCGCAACATCGGGATCGCCGTCGACGATCCCCAAGGTCTCATGGTGCCCGTGGTGCGCGATGCCGATCGCCGCTCGATCAGGGAGCTCGGCCTCGAGCTCGAGCGCCTCATCCAAGGTGCCCGGGCGCACACCTTGGGGCCGCGGGACCTGACCGGCTCGACCTTCACGATCACGAACTTCGGTTCGATCGGCGGCATCGTGGCGACGCCGATCATCAACTATCCCGACGTCGCGATTCTGGGCGTCGGGCCGATTCGCCGCCGTGCTGTCGTGGGCCCGGACGACGTCATCGTGCCGGCGTCGGTGCTGTTCGTCTCGTTGACCTTCGACCATCGCGTGGTCGACGGCGGGACGGCCTCGCGCTTTCTCGTCGCGCTCTCGGAGCTGCTCCGAGACCCGGCTGCCCTCGTCGCGGAGCTCGTGTGA
- the lpdA gene encoding dihydrolipoyl dehydrogenase: MVVGELIETVDLLVVGGGPGGYTAALRAAQLGRDVVLVEEGAIGGVCLNVGCIPSKALIETSRAWHGLGELAERGVMVADASLDRARVRQSVEAARDRLTGGVAQLLKAAGVEVVEGRAAFVGANHARVQSAHEATQVQFRQAVVATGSAARRVPGLEVDHEHILDSTDLLFRDAPIERLIVVGGGYIGLELGAAWARLGAKVTIVEAMDDVLMGAEPEVRRALRDGLGRLGVEVRTRAVVSSVEAVADGVVVGIEQGAGVDKLAADVVAVVVGREPRLEPELGLEAAGVAVADGRVVVDVARRTTNPAIFAIGDITPGPMLAHKAYLEAKVAAEAASGHPSGFDARVIPAVVFAEPEAAWAGLGEAEARARYGSIVVGRFPYRANGRAVAVGSTWGEVKVIARADGEVVGVWIVGADASNLISEAALAIEMGATLDDIALTIHPHPTLSEMLPEAAEVGLGRPTHIIVRTQSGGR; the protein is encoded by the coding sequence ATGGTGGTCGGGGAGCTGATCGAGACGGTCGATCTCCTCGTCGTCGGCGGGGGTCCGGGTGGCTACACCGCCGCACTCCGAGCCGCACAGCTCGGTCGGGACGTGGTCCTCGTCGAGGAGGGCGCCATCGGTGGCGTCTGCTTGAACGTCGGGTGCATTCCGTCAAAGGCGCTCATCGAGACCTCACGCGCCTGGCACGGCCTCGGTGAGCTCGCCGAGCGGGGCGTGATGGTCGCAGACGCGTCGCTCGATCGTGCGCGCGTCCGCCAGAGCGTCGAGGCGGCGCGCGATCGCCTGACGGGCGGGGTCGCGCAGCTGCTCAAGGCGGCGGGCGTCGAGGTCGTCGAGGGCCGAGCGGCCTTCGTCGGCGCGAACCACGCGCGCGTCCAGAGCGCGCACGAGGCGACCCAGGTCCAGTTCCGTCAGGCGGTCGTGGCGACGGGGTCTGCGGCTCGGCGTGTGCCGGGGCTCGAGGTCGACCACGAGCACATCCTCGACTCGACGGATCTGCTGTTCCGGGACGCACCGATCGAGCGGCTCATCGTGGTGGGCGGCGGCTACATCGGGCTCGAACTCGGCGCGGCGTGGGCTCGTCTCGGTGCGAAGGTCACCATCGTCGAGGCGATGGACGATGTGCTCATGGGGGCCGAGCCGGAGGTGCGTCGCGCGCTGCGCGACGGGCTGGGTCGGCTCGGGGTCGAGGTGCGGACCCGCGCGGTGGTGTCGTCGGTCGAGGCGGTCGCCGACGGGGTCGTCGTCGGGATCGAGCAGGGCGCGGGCGTCGACAAGCTCGCAGCCGACGTCGTCGCGGTGGTCGTGGGTCGAGAGCCTCGCCTCGAGCCAGAGCTCGGCCTCGAGGCTGCGGGCGTCGCGGTCGCCGACGGCAGGGTCGTGGTCGATGTGGCGCGCCGCACCACGAACCCCGCGATCTTCGCCATCGGCGACATTACGCCCGGTCCGATGCTTGCTCACAAGGCCTACCTCGAAGCCAAGGTTGCGGCCGAGGCGGCGAGTGGCCACCCGAGCGGCTTCGATGCTCGCGTCATCCCGGCCGTCGTGTTCGCCGAACCCGAGGCGGCCTGGGCCGGACTCGGAGAGGCCGAGGCACGGGCTCGCTACGGATCGATCGTCGTCGGTCGCTTCCCGTATCGGGCCAACGGCCGGGCGGTTGCGGTGGGCTCGACCTGGGGCGAGGTCAAGGTGATCGCACGCGCCGATGGCGAGGTGGTCGGGGTCTGGATCGTGGGTGCGGACGCCTCCAATCTCATCAGTGAGGCAGCCCTCGCCATCGAGATGGGCGCCACACTCGACGACATCGCGCTCACCATCCACCCGCATCCGACGCTGAGCGAGATGCTGCCCGAAGCCGCAGAGGTGGGTCTCGGCCGGCCGACGCACATCATCGTCCGTACGCAGTCGGGCGGTCGTTAG